The Silene latifolia isolate original U9 population chromosome X, ASM4854445v1, whole genome shotgun sequence genome contains the following window.
GAGAGGATAGAAGTTTCGAGTTCAGGATTCGGTAGCAGCCCTGATAGCAAGATCAGCAACTCATATGACCACCATTCTAAACTATAAGCATACGAATTAATCGTTAGTCAAAAGATCTGGTTTTCTCAAGTAGTTTTTTCTGTAACAAATGTGAGGAATTAATTATAAGATGCAAAGAGAAATTGAACTTACCAAACCATTGTAGCGGAAGGAATGGCATAACCAAAAAACTCTCCAATTCCATGGAAGATGTCCATGGAGAGTGGAGAACGGGTTTCTGCGCAAGAAGAAGAGAATTTCATGTATAAAGCGAGGAAAACAACGTTCACCCAAAATGACATATTCATTGCCAAAGCAGCTCCGACATTGTATAGCCCTGACTTAAACACCAGAGCCCAACATAGTGGTATATGGAGACACATAGTTGCGAAGGAAGTAATGACCATCGGCATGACCAAACTTTGAACTTGAAAGAATCGAACAAGTGGTTGAAGAACTGCACAGGCAAAGAGGGACGGAACTAGGAGTGTACAGAATCTACCGGCTTCGTGGGCAATCGATGGTTCTTGTCCCATTAATACAAGGATTTTATCCATGTTAATCCATATCATGGAAATCGGAATGCAGGTCAAGAGGAGACACAAAATGGCGGTGTATGTTTGAGTTCCaagtttgttgtgttgttgtgcTCCATAGGCTTGTCCGCTTAAAGTCTCCAGTGCACTCGACATCCCAAACTGAGAAAAAAGCATGTTAAAAACTAATGCAATGAAGCAGGGAGAAAGTGTCCTATCTAATAAAATACAGCATAGCAGCAATTAGCAAAAGAGCTCAAACAATGTATATTCCTTacctaataaaataaaatacaaaagtATGAATACTGTTGGCGGAAAGCATAAAACTTTACCAAGAAGCTAAAACCGGTGACAGTACAAAAGGAAAAGGCGATAGCAGTACTGGAAAGATAAAGTGGACCAAGATGGCCAGCCATCATCTGAGAAATAACTTGTAACATGTATTGTAACAAGACTACAGCCATCATTGGACCTGCAATCCAACTTATCGTCTTCATCTCGTCTACTATAATTCGCCATCTTACATGTCGTCTTCCAAATGCCTGGTTTCCTCTGTTATTCTCAAGCAGCCCTTCTTCCATCTTCTTATTTATCTCTATCTCTCTATGATGATGTTGTCAGCgtttgaatatatatatatatatatgtgtgcgTGTCGCGTAGAATATCGCTGTATGTGATCAGTGATTACGGCACGATTATTATGCTGATTGATTGATATTAACAAGTCCTGTCTAATTAATTAAGATGTTGGATGGACCTCTTCTTTACAGTATAATAATTTGTAGCAAGTTGTAGACATGCTTCATATGCTTTCTACTCTTATTTGTCTCATTACCTAACACcctaaaacttgtaaatttttaATTAGGGAGGTTTTGTTTAATCATTATTTTGTTCTTAGATACTTACTTTAATAAACATCTAAAAGAGGAGAGGAGTCAAGAAAGGAGGATATACACCAAGTCAAGGCATTATGTATGTAGGATAGACTTGTCCACCAAGTTACCAACTCGGAATTCTCATGAAATCAACTCTCCAATATGAAGTCTTTTTTAGTGACCGTAACAAACTTGGAACGTCTCACAACCCATttcttttttaaaattatttaaattGGGTGTGAGTTGTCACAAGCTTGTCACGCTCACaagtaagaatttgtgtttttaGAAAATTCTTATGAATTAAGCGCGAGGGGGGTTTATTTCCCATGATATATGGCAAAGCAGAGGATACTTATCTCTGTGCAGCAACTCAATTGTTGGAGAGTTTGTTGAAACTTGTACTTCAGAACACAGTAGTAACTCTGCTCCAACAAGGGGAGATAGATACACTGATGAAGAGCTCCAAATAGTCGCTTCATCATTTATACAAATCCATCCAGCAGCAGTTCAAGCATACCCCAAGTCCCCCATTCCCCAACACATTTCGAAAACCTTGGGTTTTGATTCTTTACTGTAATCTTCGCATAACCTAACAATTTCTTGTACGCACACTTAGCATTGTCTAACAGCTTAATGCTTCCATGACTTGAATTGCAAATCAGGTATCACGCGAGTGAGAAACAACAATTTAAGGTAAAATTCGCAAAGAGCAGATGACTCTTGTAAAATGGTTACTTTGGCCTACCCAGACTTGCGTTTCCGAACTCCACGAACAAAAAAAACTGTCATCAAGCCAACTAGAAATCAAAGGTGCCTTAGCTGACAAGGCACTACTGAGAGTGACCGTCTTGCATCAAGTGAAGATTACCTCTGACCTTGATCCATGAATTACTGTCAACTGTCATCCTCTTAAAAGTACAAAGCCAATGATTCAAGTTTCTTGTATGCACAATGCCACTAAAAAGCATTCAATTATGGACCCATTCCAAGAATTTCAATGCAAAGATAAGACAACTGATTACATCCAACTCTTCCTGAAAAGGTTAATTCACCATTCAATTTGTAATCCCTCAAATACATCTTTTGCTATTCAAGTGTATTAAATCGGAAACAACTTGTTAAGTTTTACACTTTAAACAAACGACTGGCTGATAAATTCACTAATAGGTAATGGTAATCCTCCCAATTTGGATACACTGAAATCAAATTAAACTCCAATTTTTGTACACATGAGAAATACAAATGTGATGAAAACATTTTTTAGGAATATATATGACACAAAATGAACAATAATTCTAGTCTTCTATTCAATGCTATAAGCCTTATAAAAACATTCCGGATGCACTGCAGATTTATCAGTTACTTTTCCTTCCCCAAAGTACATGACAACAACGATGCAGCTAAGCGATTTTCCACTGTTATCATATTACTCCTGCTTTCCAACTTGTTAGGTAAAATCTTTCCTTGTAAATATTCTATTCCACTTGAAAAACATCTTACCCAATGGGAGTAATAATCCCAAAATTGTGATAAGGAACTTGCACGACACACCAATGGGGCGGCTAATATCATTGCGGCTCAATGAAGTTCCAAAAAGTGTCAGGTAGACAAAAACCATGCTACAAGTGATGAACGTTCTTCGCTATTATATCTGTCTTAACTCTTAACCATCATTGGCAGCATGATTACTCGGGAAGTTGGAACGCAAAAGACACCACTTGCCATCTCACTTCTCCCCTCCTAGAGCTTTGAGATCATTTTCTTTTAGTTCAACATACTTCCCAAGcctacagaaaaaaaaaaaatggcagaCAAAATAATGTTGAGAAGGTAATAGTTTGTAAATGGTTTAACGTGTTTTATTATCAATAAATTAAACTTTAGGTCCTGTGCAAGAATAGAATTAGGTCCCTCATAGTTAGGGATGGGATTTGCAGATCACGGATCTATCCAAAATTTCACAATCCATACGGGATCCAATATAATTTTTCATGTAATCCGAGTACATACCCGATCCACGATATAATCCAAAAGCCAATTTGACCTAATAAAAATGTACTATATGGCCAAAATTGAAAGTGTAATAAAGCATTAAAGCCTATATTTTTTAAGAAACTTATTTGGATGGACCAATAATGGATTTAGTTCGGATTTTTTATGTTGGATTTGAATATGGGTTTTTAAATAATGAATCTGGGGCGGATTTCTTAAAGTTTGGTTTGGATTGGATTTTTTCCTTTGGATTGATTCCATTTAGGATCGGTTTCAGCCTCAATTGCCATCCCTTTTGTTTGAAGAGGCGCAAGATGCATCGAGGCCGCTAAGGGGCCGAGGCCTAGGCCTGTGTTACCCCAACTCTCCGACACGGGTGTtatgtctgacacgtgtcgagTGTCGGATACGACTATTTTgtgcaaaattttcaattttttggtctaAAGTAAAGTGTCAAAGTGTCGTGTCGGTATCGGCACGATAGGTGTCGCACACTCGACACGGCagttaagtgaagtgtcggagtaacataggccGAGGCAACGAGGCGTAAAACGCAAGGCGAATGCCTGCATCTGTGTGGTTAGACTGTGCGGCCATATTTTTGGTAACAAATTTGGATTTTCCCAATAACATTTTGGGCAACAATACCCTTTTAAGAGTTTTCAAATTGGCTAATATGTAAATAAGTAAAAGTTGGCAAAAATGGGGAAAAGAAATGGCGttattataaaatttatttataGAATAAAAAGATATGAAAATTGTGTATTAATGAGCTTAGTTAGGTGAGCCTTTTCTAGAAGGCACACCTAAAATGCACCGAGGCTTTTGGCTAGTGCGTCATACAAGGTGTGCTTTAACGGCGCTCCAAGCACGCTTTTTTAACTAAGGTTTGAAAAGGCGCTAGGCGCTAAGGGGGTGAGACGCCAAGGCGCAAGGGGAAAGCGCGCACCCTTTGGACGCAATGCACTCCATTTTTAGTAACAACTTTGTATTTCCCAAATAAAATTTTGGGCAATAATACCCTTTTTAGGAGTTCTCAAGTTGGCTAACAGGTAAGAAATAAAAGTTAGGAATAATGGGGAAGAAATGGCATCTGTGTTACTCTGACTCCCCGACACGGTGTCGTGTCTGACGCGTCTATTTTGGGTGAATTTTCCTAttttgtggtctaaattgaagtgtcgAAGTGTCGTGTCGGACACCAACACGTGTCTGACAAGCGACACGACAGttaagtgtcggagtaacatagaatGGCATAACTAAAGATCTAGAAGAAAAAACACTGAAAGTGCGTAGTGTGAGCCTTATCTAAAAGGTGCACCTAAAATGCACCGTGGCGCTTTGGCAAGCTAAGGTGTGCCTTACATGCACTTCCGGCGCGCTTTTTTAAACTGAGGCCAACCCTACTTGGATGACGATGAAATGGAACAATGGGGAAAATGGAAAACACGGGAATGAAATCCAGAGCAAGATTGCTTAAGACCTTATAAATACACCACATCCATACGCAATACGCTCTAATACTTATAGAGCGTCTCTTATTCAACGTGATAGAATACGCTCTAACCCAAAACTGGAGAAAAGGAAAATGTCAAAGGAAAATAAGAGTTCTGGTGGAGTTATGAAAATGCAAAAGGTGAAAGTAAAAAGTCAACGCAAAGAATTGGTAGCCGCTGAATTTCAAATACGAAGAACTTGATGCCATACTTCCGCATTTTAAAAGTCATGGGAGCAAAATTACTATACAGATTTCAAGCTCACTAAAAATATAATTTGTGCCCataaaaaataatgccatgagtGAGGCACCACCCTGTCACGTGAGAACTCTTGTAGCTAATTAAACAGCAAATCATCACAGCTTCAAAAAGAGAGGATCTTGATGATGGTTAATACAAGGTCTTCCTATAGTTACTATAACTACGAAGATCAGAGAGAGGAGCATGTACTGGAATGGTCAACAACTTCGAAAAGAGAGGATCTTGATGAATAGGTACAATTATTCAGATTTCTTTTAAAGGAAGTGACAAGAGATTAACGCGCCATTTAAAAGCAAAGCATAGATGATTGAACCAAAACATGTTGGCTTGTCAAAAAGGAGAAGTTATACAGAACCTAACATTTCAATATCAGCTACTTGGACATGACTATATTAATGCCACCATTACCATCAAGGTGTACCTTTGTCATAAGATCAATATTTTATGTTATCACTCTCTCCCTCACAAGGCAGCTGTCGTCCTAAGTTGCAAGTTCCAACAAGTCCAGAATCCAAAGTCCAAACCTATTTTTCTAGCTAGTAACTCAAAGAGCAAGTAACAAAATCATACAAACTTGCATCATAAGATGTTCTTCCCTCTACAAATTGGAGGACCATACAAGCTCCAAGGTTTTGTGTGAGCTTGTACGACATCGCTGATGATTTAGAGATGCCATGTTTTTCAAAATCTTGTCACTCCTATCTATTAAAAACCCGGGCAATAAGTTTAAACTAGGATGGTTTGACCACAATCTATGATATGACCATCTTATTAAAGTGTTAAAAAAATTCCTAATCCAGTATTGCAAACAGTTTCAAATTATAGGGGAACGCTGCCCAGTTGAACCCTCGTGCTTGGAGTGCAGCATCTTTGGAGAGGCCAGGGTAATGGTGATGATGAGATGACTAAGTTGATCAAGCTTTTAACCATCCGTTTGATTGTTATA
Protein-coding sequences here:
- the LOC141623377 gene encoding protein DETOXIFICATION 12-like; the protein is MEEGLLENNRGNQAFGRRHVRWRIIVDEMKTISWIAGPMMAVVLLQYMLQVISQMMAGHLGPLYLSSTAIAFSFCTVTGFSFLFGMSSALETLSGQAYGAQQHNKLGTQTYTAILCLLLTCIPISMIWINMDKILVLMGQEPSIAHEAGRFCTLLVPSLFACAVLQPLVRFFQVQSLVMPMVITSFATMCLHIPLCWALVFKSGLYNVGAALAMNMSFWVNVVFLALYMKFSSSCAETRSPLSMDIFHGIGEFFGYAIPSATMVCLEWWSYELLILLSGLLPNPELETSILSVCLTTIAALYALPYGISAAASTRVANELGAGNPERARTAALAALVIQVGCGILVSSTLFASRRVFGYAFSDDKEVIDYAASMAPLVCLNILIDGLQAVLSGVARGCGWQHIGAYVNLAAYYLFGIPIAATLGFWLQMRGRGLWIGILCGSTVQVLLLSIINASTNWEKQVCKAKERLLESNSKGGNGTNIDEQRLLN